A stretch of Saccharothrix texasensis DNA encodes these proteins:
- a CDS encoding NAD-dependent epimerase/dehydratase family protein — protein MKVIVFGATGMVGQGVLRECLLDPDVTAVLAVGRGGTGVSDPKLTELAHRDFTDFTGVADRLTGYDACFYCLGVSSVGRPPGEYEHITYDYTLAAARALAEVNPGSTFVYVSGAGTDPHGRARWARVKGRTEDDVIALPLQGYAFRPGFIQPLHGVKSKVRWYRGLYAVARRLYPVLSRLLPGHTTTTEQLGRAMLAVAKRGAPVRRLGSVGINAL, from the coding sequence ATGAAGGTGATCGTGTTCGGCGCCACCGGCATGGTGGGGCAGGGCGTGCTGCGCGAGTGCCTGCTCGACCCGGACGTGACGGCCGTGCTCGCGGTGGGCCGCGGCGGCACCGGCGTGTCCGACCCGAAGCTGACCGAGCTGGCCCACCGGGACTTCACCGACTTCACCGGGGTGGCCGACCGGCTCACCGGTTACGACGCGTGCTTCTACTGCCTGGGCGTGTCGTCCGTCGGCAGGCCGCCGGGCGAGTACGAGCACATCACCTACGACTACACGCTGGCCGCCGCCCGCGCGCTCGCCGAGGTGAACCCGGGGTCGACGTTCGTCTACGTCTCCGGCGCGGGCACCGACCCGCACGGCCGCGCCAGGTGGGCGAGGGTCAAGGGCCGCACCGAGGACGACGTGATCGCCCTGCCGCTGCAGGGGTACGCGTTCCGGCCCGGCTTCATCCAGCCGCTGCACGGCGTCAAGTCGAAGGTCCGCTGGTACCGGGGCCTGTACGCGGTGGCGCGGCGGCTGTACCCGGTGCTGTCCCGACTGCTGCCCGGGCACACCACGACCACCGAGCAGCTCGGTCGGGCGATGCTGGCGGTGGCGAAGCGCGGCGCGCCCGTCCGACGCCTGGGCAGCGTCGGGATCAACGCCCTCTGA
- a CDS encoding intein-containing Rv2578c family radical SAM protein yields the protein MRWDGQKDGADRQQALPGLPGLVRSVRTPDFADVVFHEVNAKSVLNKVPGGGLPFGWTVNPYRGCTHGCTYCLTGDTPVLLANGRTKPIADLAVGEEVFGTSQGRFAVTRVQAHWKTSKPAYRVTLSDGTQVVAGGDHRFLTDEGWKHVTPGRCDDFEERPFLVKGSRLVGTGRFATPPAQGGEYRVGYLWGAVRGGLPSDPDVLRRVRDFAGGGVPRESELVDRPVEPGEEWSKGFLAGLFDGRGSSSGGELVMSSSDSAVFEAAVLALMRLRVPHVVEVRGVRITGGLAERLRFLHLVGPAVPRGNAVEGVAVPATPDLAVVSVESLGVTRTLYDITTGTGDFVANGLVSHNCFARNTHTYLDLDAGHDFDTQVVVKVNAVAVLEGQLRSKRWRREHVAMGTNTDPYQRAEGRYALMPGIIRALADSGTPFSILTKGTVLSRDIPLLARAATSVPVGIGVSLALLDRELQSGLEPGTPSPQARLELVRRVRDAGLPCGVFVAPVLPRLTDSVEQLDELLASIAEAGATGVTVLPLHLRPGAREWFARWLARERPDLVDVYRRLYARGSYVDVRYRRWLAERLQPLLRRHGLDARGGRDAVGVPGDDEGVWPEGSLPASTPTAPVVQEQLTLL from the coding sequence ATGCGATGGGACGGGCAGAAGGACGGGGCGGACCGGCAGCAGGCTCTGCCGGGGTTGCCGGGGCTGGTGCGCAGCGTACGAACTCCCGACTTCGCCGACGTCGTGTTCCACGAGGTGAACGCCAAGTCCGTGCTCAACAAAGTGCCTGGCGGCGGTCTCCCGTTCGGCTGGACGGTCAATCCTTACCGAGGGTGCACGCACGGTTGCACGTACTGCCTGACGGGTGACACGCCGGTGCTGCTGGCGAACGGCCGCACCAAGCCCATCGCCGACCTGGCCGTCGGCGAGGAGGTGTTCGGCACGTCGCAGGGCCGGTTCGCGGTGACCCGCGTGCAGGCGCACTGGAAGACCTCCAAGCCCGCCTACCGGGTCACGTTGAGCGACGGCACGCAGGTCGTGGCGGGCGGCGACCACCGGTTCCTCACCGACGAGGGCTGGAAGCACGTCACACCCGGCCGGTGTGACGACTTCGAGGAGCGGCCGTTCCTGGTCAAGGGTTCCCGGCTGGTCGGGACGGGCCGGTTCGCCACGCCGCCCGCGCAGGGCGGGGAGTACCGCGTGGGCTACCTGTGGGGCGCGGTGCGCGGCGGCCTGCCCAGCGACCCGGACGTGCTGCGCCGCGTGCGCGACTTCGCCGGCGGCGGGGTGCCGCGCGAGAGCGAGCTGGTGGACCGACCGGTCGAGCCGGGGGAGGAGTGGTCGAAGGGCTTCCTGGCGGGCCTGTTCGACGGGCGGGGCAGCTCCAGCGGCGGCGAGCTGGTGATGTCCAGTTCGGACAGCGCGGTGTTCGAGGCGGCGGTGCTGGCGCTGATGCGGCTGCGCGTGCCGCACGTGGTCGAGGTGCGCGGGGTGCGGATCACCGGCGGGCTGGCCGAGCGGTTGCGGTTCCTGCACCTGGTCGGCCCGGCGGTCCCGCGCGGCAACGCCGTGGAGGGCGTGGCGGTGCCCGCGACGCCCGACCTGGCGGTGGTGTCGGTGGAGTCGCTGGGCGTGACGCGGACGTTGTACGACATCACCACCGGCACCGGCGACTTCGTGGCCAACGGCCTGGTCAGCCACAACTGCTTCGCCCGCAACACGCACACCTACCTCGACCTCGACGCCGGGCACGACTTCGACACCCAGGTCGTGGTGAAGGTCAACGCGGTCGCGGTGCTCGAAGGCCAGTTGCGGTCCAAGCGGTGGCGGCGCGAGCACGTGGCGATGGGCACGAACACCGACCCGTACCAGCGGGCCGAGGGCCGGTACGCGTTGATGCCGGGCATCATCCGGGCGCTGGCCGACTCCGGCACGCCGTTCTCGATCCTCACCAAGGGGACGGTGCTGTCGCGGGACATCCCGCTGTTGGCGCGGGCGGCGACCTCGGTGCCGGTGGGCATCGGGGTGTCGTTGGCGTTGCTGGACCGCGAGCTGCAGTCCGGGTTGGAACCGGGCACGCCCAGCCCGCAGGCGAGGCTGGAGCTGGTGCGCCGCGTCCGGGACGCCGGGTTGCCGTGCGGGGTGTTCGTCGCGCCCGTGCTGCCCCGGCTGACCGACTCGGTGGAGCAGCTGGACGAGCTGCTGGCCTCGATCGCCGAGGCGGGCGCCACGGGCGTGACGGTCCTGCCGCTGCACCTGCGGCCGGGCGCGCGCGAGTGGTTCGCCCGGTGGCTGGCGCGCGAGCGGCCGGACCTGGTCGACGTCTACCGGCGGCTGTACGCGCGCGGGTCCTATGTGGACGTCCGGTACCGGCGGTGGCTGGCGGAGCGCCTCCAGCCGTTGCTGCGGCGGCACGGCCTGGACGCGCGCGGCGGCCGCGACGCGGTCGGCGTGCCGGGCGACGACGAGGGCGTGTGGCCCGAAGGCAGCCTGCCCGCCTCGACCCCGACCGCCCCGGTCGTGCAGGAGCAGCTGACCCTCCTCTAG
- the pnuC gene encoding nicotinamide riboside transporter PnuC translates to MSVLDVILWPFNNAAFTFAGAPTSWGEVAGFVTGALCVWLVARQNALNWPIGILNNLAFLVLFATSGLYADSGLQVVYVVLALYGWWAWLRGGVEHTPLPVSRTTREQWWWLLAAGVAGTLLLVWVLTSVSNSTVPWADSVTTVLSLLATWGQTRKKVECWWLWIAADVIYVPLYAYKDLWLTAILYVGFMALCVLGLHNWTKALRQDESVPA, encoded by the coding sequence GTGTCTGTGCTGGACGTCATCCTGTGGCCCTTCAACAACGCCGCGTTCACCTTCGCCGGCGCCCCCACGAGCTGGGGCGAGGTGGCCGGTTTCGTGACCGGCGCGCTCTGCGTCTGGCTGGTGGCCCGGCAGAACGCGCTCAACTGGCCGATCGGCATCCTCAACAACCTCGCCTTCCTCGTGTTGTTCGCGACCAGCGGCCTCTACGCGGACTCCGGCCTCCAGGTCGTCTACGTGGTGCTCGCGCTGTACGGCTGGTGGGCCTGGCTGCGCGGCGGCGTCGAGCACACCCCGCTGCCGGTCAGCCGGACCACGCGCGAGCAGTGGTGGTGGCTGCTCGCGGCCGGCGTGGCGGGCACCCTGCTGCTGGTGTGGGTGCTCACCTCGGTCAGCAACTCGACCGTGCCGTGGGCGGACTCCGTGACCACCGTGCTCTCCCTGCTGGCCACGTGGGGCCAGACCCGCAAGAAGGTCGAGTGCTGGTGGCTGTGGATCGCCGCGGACGTGATCTACGTTCCTTTGTACGCCTACAAAGACCTGTGGCTGACCGCGATCCTCTACGTCGGCTTCATGGCTCTGTGCGTGCTCGGCCTGCACAACTGGACGAAGGCGTTGCGCCAGGACGAGTCGGTGCCCGCGTGA
- a CDS encoding AAA family ATPase, producing the protein MTDFDHALVLGKFYPPHAGHHHLIRTAAARSRRTTVTVLASGAESIPVADRVSWLRAEHAGTPGLVVLGDVDDHEMDFHSDAVWELHMGVARAVLARRAILDGDPASAAVDAVFSSERYGDEMAKRLGARHVLVDLDRGAVPVSGTAVRADPRGQWGRLGRATQVGLCARIVVVGAESTGTTTLSRQLAEALGAPWVPEYGREHTELKLAAARAFDPGAGIDGLVWTVGDFQDVARRQQELADAAVDGPILVCDNDSWAATVWGHRYLGAPRTDIAPDAHRPALYLLTDHVGVPFEQDGWRDGEHLRPWMTDLFRVGLAGRGVPWRLVTGSPEQRLRQALAACEEAVAAHFRFADPLTPVT; encoded by the coding sequence GTGACCGACTTCGACCACGCGCTGGTGCTCGGCAAGTTCTACCCCCCGCACGCCGGCCACCACCATCTCATCCGCACGGCCGCCGCGCGGAGCCGACGCACGACCGTGACCGTGTTGGCATCGGGCGCGGAGTCCATTCCGGTCGCCGACCGCGTGTCGTGGCTGCGCGCCGAGCACGCGGGCACGCCCGGTCTCGTCGTGCTCGGCGACGTGGACGACCACGAGATGGACTTCCACAGCGACGCGGTGTGGGAACTGCACATGGGCGTGGCGCGGGCGGTGCTCGCGCGGCGGGCCATCCTGGACGGCGACCCGGCGTCCGCGGCGGTCGACGCGGTGTTCTCCAGCGAGCGCTACGGCGACGAGATGGCCAAGCGGCTGGGCGCCCGGCACGTGCTGGTGGACCTCGACCGCGGCGCCGTTCCCGTGTCGGGGACGGCGGTGCGGGCCGATCCGCGCGGGCAGTGGGGCCGGCTCGGGCGGGCCACCCAGGTCGGGCTGTGCGCGCGGATCGTGGTGGTAGGGGCCGAGAGCACGGGCACGACGACGCTGTCGCGGCAGTTGGCGGAGGCGTTGGGCGCACCGTGGGTGCCCGAGTACGGGCGGGAGCACACCGAGCTGAAGCTGGCCGCCGCACGGGCGTTCGACCCCGGCGCGGGCATCGACGGTCTGGTGTGGACGGTCGGCGACTTCCAGGACGTGGCGCGCAGGCAGCAGGAGCTGGCCGACGCGGCGGTCGACGGGCCGATCCTGGTGTGCGACAACGACTCGTGGGCGGCGACCGTGTGGGGCCACCGGTACCTCGGCGCGCCGCGCACGGACATCGCGCCGGACGCCCACCGGCCCGCCCTGTACCTGCTGACCGATCACGTCGGCGTGCCGTTCGAGCAGGACGGGTGGCGGGACGGTGAGCACCTGCGGCCGTGGATGACGGACCTGTTCCGGGTCGGGTTGGCGGGGAGGGGCGTGCCGTGGCGGCTGGTGACGGGGTCGCCGGAGCAGCGGCTGCGGCAGGCGCTGGCGGCGTGCGAGGAAGCGGTGGCGGCGCACTTCCGGTTCGCTGATCCTCTGACGCCGGTGACGTGA
- a CDS encoding nitroreductase family protein — MPVDESLRTAADLRARMRDRRTVRMFSSDPVPDQVVRDAIEVASTAPSGAHQQPWTFVLVKDPAVRRRIREAAEHEERVSYGGRLGDEWLDALRPLGTDDVKPHLTDAPELVVVFQQRYYLEPGGGRRKHYYVDESVGIAVGMLLTALHLSGLAALTHTPSPMKFLGDVLGRPRNEKAFAVIPIGYPADDCVVPNLVRKSLDQVLTTI, encoded by the coding sequence ATGCCGGTCGACGAGTCCCTGCGCACGGCCGCCGACCTGCGTGCCCGCATGAGGGACCGCCGCACGGTGCGCATGTTCTCCTCCGACCCGGTTCCCGACCAGGTGGTGCGCGACGCCATCGAGGTCGCCTCCACCGCGCCCAGCGGCGCCCACCAGCAACCCTGGACGTTCGTGCTCGTCAAGGACCCCGCGGTGCGTCGCCGCATCCGCGAGGCCGCCGAGCACGAGGAACGCGTCTCCTACGGGGGCAGGCTCGGCGACGAGTGGCTGGACGCGCTGCGCCCGCTCGGCACCGACGACGTCAAGCCGCACCTGACCGACGCGCCGGAGCTGGTCGTCGTGTTCCAGCAGCGGTACTACCTGGAGCCCGGCGGGGGCCGGCGCAAGCACTACTACGTGGACGAGTCGGTCGGCATCGCGGTCGGGATGCTGCTGACCGCCCTGCACCTGTCCGGGCTCGCCGCGCTGACCCACACGCCGTCGCCGATGAAGTTCCTCGGCGACGTGCTGGGCCGCCCGCGCAACGAGAAGGCGTTCGCGGTGATCCCGATCGGCTACCCGGCCGACGACTGCGTGGTGCCGAACCTGGTCCGCAAGTCCCTGGACCAAGTCCTCACCACCATCTGA
- a CDS encoding YibE/F family protein: MRTTGVCGQYVRVRAKDLIAAHGHGHGHGPVEPASRPVRKLLLVLLLPLVLATVVGALLLYPFGHEQRTGAEAGLAQVPVRGDVTAVAKGGCGPDAGEVGGTGCVLVTVKMSDGVAAGREVRVPVPDQPGTPTFTVGDAVVLSFGGGDPNDSTSYQLADFQRGAPLLLLGVLFAAAVLLLGRWQGLAALGALALSFVVLVLFVLPAILAGESPLAVAVVGAGLIMFVVLYLTHGLSARTSTAVLGTLVSLALIGVLGALFSAFAKLTGLDQETANLVSLLGHGIDTRGLLLAGTIIGALGVLDDVTVTQTSSVWELRRANPALGFRELYAAGSRIGRDHLSSVVNTLVMAYAGAALPLLLAFMLSGRALGEILTAQEVAQEVVRTLVGSIGLVAAVPITTALAAWVAGREPVGEPGSGGSGGSEDLVEPVRERAVADPLWRKHVRGDLRTGYDPAKGPWRRPATSPAGPATTRSRRARTARGGSDG, from the coding sequence ATGCGGACGACTGGGGTGTGCGGGCAGTATGTGCGCGTGCGCGCCAAGGACCTCATCGCCGCCCATGGACACGGCCACGGGCACGGCCCCGTCGAGCCGGCTTCCCGACCCGTGCGCAAGCTGCTGCTGGTCCTGCTGCTGCCGCTCGTGCTCGCGACCGTGGTCGGCGCGCTGCTGCTGTACCCGTTCGGGCACGAGCAGCGCACGGGCGCGGAGGCGGGGCTCGCGCAGGTGCCCGTGCGCGGCGACGTGACGGCCGTGGCGAAGGGCGGGTGCGGCCCGGACGCGGGCGAGGTCGGCGGCACCGGGTGCGTGCTGGTGACCGTGAAGATGAGCGACGGCGTGGCGGCGGGCCGGGAGGTCCGGGTCCCGGTGCCGGACCAGCCGGGCACGCCGACGTTCACCGTCGGCGACGCCGTGGTGCTCTCCTTCGGCGGGGGCGACCCGAACGACAGCACGTCCTACCAGCTGGCCGACTTCCAGCGCGGAGCGCCGTTGCTGCTGCTGGGCGTGCTGTTCGCGGCGGCTGTGCTGCTGCTGGGCCGCTGGCAGGGCCTGGCGGCGCTGGGCGCGCTGGCGTTGAGCTTCGTGGTGCTGGTGCTGTTCGTGCTGCCCGCCATCCTGGCCGGGGAGAGCCCGCTCGCCGTGGCCGTGGTCGGCGCGGGGCTGATCATGTTCGTGGTGCTGTACCTGACGCACGGGCTGTCCGCGCGGACGTCCACGGCGGTGCTGGGCACGTTGGTCAGCCTCGCGTTGATCGGCGTGCTGGGCGCCCTGTTCTCGGCCTTCGCCAAGCTGACCGGGCTGGACCAGGAGACGGCGAACCTGGTGTCGCTGCTCGGCCACGGCATCGACACGCGCGGGCTGCTGCTGGCGGGCACGATCATCGGCGCGCTCGGCGTGCTGGACGACGTGACCGTGACGCAGACCAGCTCGGTGTGGGAGCTGCGGCGGGCCAACCCGGCGCTGGGGTTCCGGGAGCTGTACGCGGCGGGGTCGCGGATCGGCCGCGACCACCTGTCGTCCGTGGTGAACACGCTGGTCATGGCCTACGCGGGCGCGGCGCTGCCGTTGCTGCTGGCGTTCATGCTGTCGGGGCGGGCCCTGGGCGAGATCCTGACCGCGCAGGAGGTGGCGCAGGAGGTCGTGCGGACCCTGGTGGGCAGCATCGGGCTCGTGGCGGCGGTGCCGATCACGACCGCGTTGGCGGCGTGGGTGGCCGGTCGTGAACCGGTGGGTGAGCCCGGGTCGGGCGGGTCGGGCGGGTCGGAGGACTTGGTTGAGCCGGTGCGCGAGCGGGCTGTCGCTGATCCGCTGTGGCGCAAGCACGTGCGAGGCGACCTGCGCACCGGCTACGACCCGGCGAAGGGACCGTGGCGTCGCCCGGCTACCTCGCCAGCAGGACCAGCAACAACGCGATCGCGGCGGGCACGGACTGCACGAGGAGGATCCGACGGCTGA
- a CDS encoding DUF1304 domain-containing protein: protein MQLAADVLTALVAAIHLYIVVLEMFLWNTPRGRAAFGTTPEFAAESKVLAANQGLYNGFLAAGLIFALIARGTTGFAFAVFFLICVIIAGLYGAATVSRRILLVQSVPAAIALLLVLLAR from the coding sequence GTGCAGCTCGCCGCAGACGTACTCACCGCGCTCGTCGCGGCCATCCACCTCTACATCGTCGTGCTGGAGATGTTCCTCTGGAACACCCCGCGCGGCCGTGCCGCGTTCGGCACCACGCCCGAGTTCGCCGCCGAGTCGAAGGTGCTGGCCGCCAACCAGGGCCTGTACAACGGCTTCCTGGCGGCCGGGCTGATCTTCGCGCTGATCGCGCGCGGCACGACCGGGTTCGCGTTCGCGGTGTTCTTCCTGATCTGCGTGATCATCGCGGGCCTGTACGGGGCGGCGACGGTCAGCCGTCGGATCCTCCTCGTGCAGTCCGTGCCCGCCGCGATCGCGTTGTTGCTGGTCCTGCTGGCGAGGTAG
- a CDS encoding spermidine synthase, whose product MGRIRKADETISREVDSGIAELIPDPDVPRAWMLRLNGTPQSHVDLDDPGHLEFEYLRRLGHVADLVAPGSEPIRALHLGGGALTLPRYIAVTRPRSSQQVVEIDAALVDLVRGVLPLDRNWRLRIRNGDARAVLEKAPEAAFDLVVTDVFAGSRTPAHLTSVEFVALASRALRGGGVYAANIGDGGKLAFARAQAATVRAVFPHVCVLAEPAVFKGRRFGNFVLVGSHVELPVAALTRLTAGDPFPGRVEHDDSLIRFIGGAPATTDATATQSPAPPKGTWGLPDD is encoded by the coding sequence GTGGGACGGATCCGGAAAGCCGACGAGACCATCAGCCGGGAGGTCGACTCGGGCATCGCGGAACTGATCCCGGACCCCGACGTGCCGAGGGCGTGGATGCTCCGCCTCAACGGCACGCCCCAGTCCCACGTCGACCTGGACGACCCGGGACACCTGGAGTTCGAGTACCTGCGCCGGCTGGGTCACGTGGCCGATCTCGTCGCGCCGGGCAGCGAGCCGATCCGGGCGTTGCACCTGGGCGGCGGCGCGCTCACCTTGCCCCGGTACATCGCGGTGACCCGACCGCGGTCCAGCCAGCAGGTGGTGGAGATCGACGCGGCGCTGGTCGACCTGGTGCGCGGTGTGCTGCCGCTGGACCGGAACTGGCGGCTGCGGATCCGCAACGGCGACGCGCGGGCGGTGCTGGAGAAGGCGCCCGAGGCGGCGTTCGACCTGGTGGTGACGGACGTGTTCGCCGGGTCGCGGACACCGGCGCACCTGACGTCGGTGGAGTTCGTGGCGTTGGCGTCGCGGGCGCTGCGGGGCGGGGGTGTCTACGCGGCCAACATCGGTGACGGCGGGAAGCTGGCGTTCGCCAGGGCCCAGGCCGCGACGGTCCGGGCGGTGTTCCCGCACGTGTGCGTGCTGGCCGAACCGGCCGTGTTCAAGGGGCGGCGGTTCGGCAACTTCGTGCTGGTCGGGTCGCACGTCGAACTGCCGGTGGCGGCGCTGACCCGGCTGACGGCCGGCGACCCGTTCCCCGGGCGGGTGGAGCACGACGATTCGCTGATCCGGTTCATCGGCGGCGCGCCGGCCACCACGGACGCGACGGCGACCCAGTCCCCCGCCCCGCCGAAGGGCACGTGGGGTCTGCCGGACGATTGA
- a CDS encoding peptidylprolyl isomerase — MPTNVQRREQAKRKLERQLVRRAERAKRRRVIAVVATAVIVVVIAGGVYFLATTDFSSTGDDAAAGSTTPAPIEIPTEVKALPTRPTPIADPATCEYRASTEPASKEGTKAPEASASATGTATATIKANIGELKLTLDRALAPCAVNSFVSLVKQGYYDGSTCHRIGTEGLQMLQCGDPTGTGTGGPGYTFDNETWPELTYGRGYLAMANAGLDQATQKGTNGSQFFIVYGDAQLSPDYTVFGSIDEAGLKLIDDVARAGHDGSFDPSPGGGKPNKEVKFESVAVA, encoded by the coding sequence GTGCCGACCAACGTGCAGCGCCGCGAGCAGGCCAAGCGGAAGCTGGAACGCCAGCTCGTCCGCAGGGCGGAGCGCGCGAAGCGGCGCCGGGTGATCGCAGTCGTCGCGACGGCGGTCATCGTCGTCGTGATCGCGGGCGGTGTTTACTTCCTCGCCACGACCGACTTCAGCAGCACCGGCGACGATGCCGCCGCCGGCTCGACCACCCCGGCACCGATCGAGATCCCGACCGAGGTGAAGGCGCTCCCGACGCGCCCGACGCCCATCGCGGACCCGGCCACGTGCGAGTACCGCGCGTCGACGGAGCCCGCCTCCAAGGAGGGCACCAAGGCCCCCGAGGCGAGTGCCTCCGCGACCGGCACCGCCACCGCCACCATCAAGGCCAACATCGGCGAGCTGAAGCTGACCCTGGACCGCGCCCTCGCGCCGTGCGCCGTCAACAGCTTCGTCAGCCTGGTCAAGCAGGGCTACTACGACGGCAGCACGTGCCACCGCATCGGCACCGAAGGCCTCCAGATGCTGCAGTGCGGTGACCCGACGGGCACCGGCACCGGCGGCCCCGGCTACACGTTCGACAACGAGACCTGGCCGGAACTGACCTACGGCCGCGGCTACCTGGCCATGGCGAACGCCGGTCTCGACCAGGCGACGCAGAAGGGCACGAACGGCAGCCAGTTCTTCATCGTCTACGGCGATGCCCAGCTGTCGCCCGACTACACCGTCTTCGGCAGCATCGACGAGGCGGGTCTGAAGCTGATCGACGACGTGGCCCGCGCGGGCCACGACGGCTCGTTCGACCCGAGCCCGGGCGGCGGCAAGCCGAACAAGGAAGTCAAGTTCGAGTCGGTCGCGGTCGCCTGA
- a CDS encoding MBL fold metallo-hydrolase: MLVIGFPTGALQANCFVLATGAGGPCVVVDPGQDAVEPVTEALREHRLSPVAVLLTHGHFDHTFSVAPVCDGNDVPAWIHPDDREMLSDPLKGMSAQSRAAFFGGKLEMREPREVRELADGAELDLAGLRLTVDHTPGHTGGSVMFRAGTEEGGRLVLSGDTLFAGSIGRTDLPGGDHREMLTSLRTKVLTLADDTVVLPGHGPTTTIGRERVSNPFLLELGSPGAPDAPHRGL, encoded by the coding sequence GTGCTGGTGATCGGGTTCCCGACCGGTGCTCTCCAGGCCAACTGCTTCGTGCTGGCCACGGGCGCGGGCGGGCCGTGCGTGGTGGTCGACCCCGGCCAGGACGCGGTCGAGCCGGTCACCGAGGCGTTGCGCGAGCACCGGCTCTCGCCGGTCGCGGTGCTGCTGACGCACGGGCACTTCGACCACACGTTCTCCGTCGCGCCCGTCTGCGACGGCAACGACGTCCCGGCGTGGATCCACCCCGACGACCGCGAGATGCTGTCCGACCCGCTCAAGGGCATGAGCGCGCAGTCACGGGCGGCCTTCTTCGGCGGCAAGCTGGAGATGCGGGAGCCGCGCGAGGTGCGCGAGCTGGCCGACGGGGCCGAGCTGGACCTGGCCGGTCTCCGGCTGACCGTCGACCACACACCCGGCCATACCGGCGGGTCGGTGATGTTCCGCGCCGGCACCGAAGAGGGCGGACGGCTCGTGCTGTCCGGCGACACCCTCTTCGCCGGCTCCATCGGACGCACCGACCTGCCGGGCGGCGACCACCGCGAGATGCTGACGTCACTGCGCACGAAGGTGCTGACGTTGGCCGACGACACGGTGGTGCTGCCCGGCCACGGACCGACGACGACCATCGGTCGCGAGCGCGTGAGCAACCCGTTCCTGCTGGAGCTGGGCTCACCGGGCGCGCCGGACGCACCGCACCGAGGACTGTAG
- the hisS gene encoding histidine--tRNA ligase produces MTTPFAAPKGVPDYFPPTSASFLAVRDTLVESARRAGYGYIELPVFEDTALFARGVGESTDVVSKEMYTFTDRGGRSITLRPEGTAGVMRAVIEHGLDRGQLPVKLAYAGQFFRAEQPQAGRYRQFHQVGIEAVGVDDPALDAEVIAVADAGFRALGLTGFRLELTSLGDSTCRPQYREKLQEFLAKLPLDEETRRRAELNPLRVLDDKRPEVRALVADAPLMVDNLSAESLAHYELVKGYLNDLGVKFVENPRMVRGLDYYTKTTFEFVHDGLGAQSGIGGGGRYDGLMEQLGGQPLSGVGFGLGVDRALLACQAEGVSPGDVTRCDVYGVPLGEAAKSRLVALSAPLRAAGVRFDLAYGGKGLKGAMKGADRSGARFALVLGERDIEAGVVQVKELSSGDQREVPLADVVTSVLEALGR; encoded by the coding sequence GTGACGACCCCCTTCGCCGCCCCCAAGGGCGTTCCCGACTACTTCCCGCCCACCTCGGCGTCGTTCCTGGCGGTGCGCGACACGCTGGTGGAGTCGGCCCGCCGCGCCGGCTACGGCTACATCGAGCTGCCCGTCTTCGAGGACACCGCGTTGTTCGCGCGGGGCGTCGGCGAGTCGACCGACGTGGTCAGCAAGGAGATGTACACGTTCACCGACCGGGGCGGGCGGTCCATCACGCTGCGGCCCGAAGGCACCGCGGGCGTCATGCGGGCCGTCATCGAACACGGCCTGGACCGCGGCCAACTGCCCGTGAAGCTCGCGTACGCGGGGCAGTTCTTCCGCGCCGAGCAGCCCCAGGCGGGCCGCTACCGGCAGTTCCACCAGGTCGGCATCGAAGCCGTGGGCGTCGACGACCCGGCCTTGGACGCCGAGGTCATCGCCGTGGCCGACGCCGGGTTCCGGGCGCTCGGGTTGACCGGTTTCCGGTTGGAGCTGACGTCGCTGGGCGACTCGACGTGCCGCCCGCAGTACCGGGAGAAGCTCCAGGAGTTCCTGGCGAAGCTGCCCCTGGACGAGGAGACGCGCCGGCGTGCCGAGCTGAACCCGCTGCGCGTGCTGGACGACAAGCGGCCGGAGGTGCGCGCGCTCGTCGCCGACGCGCCCCTGATGGTGGACAACCTGTCCGCCGAGTCGCTGGCCCACTACGAGCTGGTCAAGGGCTACCTGAACGACCTGGGCGTGAAGTTCGTGGAGAACCCGCGGATGGTGCGCGGGCTGGACTACTACACGAAGACGACGTTCGAGTTCGTGCACGACGGGCTGGGCGCGCAGTCCGGCATCGGCGGCGGCGGGCGTTACGACGGCCTGATGGAGCAGCTCGGCGGGCAGCCGCTGTCCGGCGTCGGTTTCGGCCTCGGCGTGGACCGGGCGCTGCTCGCGTGCCAGGCCGAGGGCGTCTCCCCGGGTGACGTGACCCGCTGCGACGTCTACGGCGTGCCGTTGGGCGAGGCGGCGAAGTCGCGGCTGGTCGCGTTGTCCGCGCCGCTGCGCGCCGCCGGCGTCCGGTTCGACCTGGCTTACGGTGGCAAGGGCCTCAAGGGCGCGATGAAGGGCGCCGACCGCTCCGGTGCGCGCTTCGCGCTGGTGCTGGGCGAACGCGACATCGAGGCCGGCGTCGTGCAGGTGAAGGAGCTGTCGTCGGGCGACCAGCGCGAGGTGCCGCTGGCGGACGTGGTGACCTCGGTACTGGAGGCGTTGGGCCGGTGA